From the genome of Oxyura jamaicensis isolate SHBP4307 breed ruddy duck chromosome 2, BPBGC_Ojam_1.0, whole genome shotgun sequence, one region includes:
- the CLUL1 gene encoding clusterin-like protein 1 translates to MKSSWVFLIYVLCLNGHQCAPTRQEETNLRDSLKMLSEVGEKYVDDEVKKALIGIKQMKIMMEKNEDKHVDLMKTLKKSSEEKQEALRIMDEVKERLEEEERLCQVSVKNLWDECESCLESTCMRFSTTCRRGVSTFRSKVEDFLRKIPMLIFTFHDDQGKDIQVNEKPEKEDTQLVKMEDLFSQLLSDMGSIFDRSFIFFKHMQKEFDQSFQAYFMSDLDLNESPSMPALPEDTTRSDGLQKDWGIPGFLQTVFDFSKTVFEGVSEVITEVFDEYKDNRRDLTEQAKDSDRSGMFSKIVSGRQRTLCKELRENSSGCTHFHERCQKCQDNLLHDCPNVPELHIKFDEAFKLVNLSGEQYEQILQMVQRHTEDTSYLLNKMKERFGWVSELSNTTIGPENIFNIVKVVPGDPSGANETVVDVNILTSPTFTIKVPPNLDPQSAEFIEYIAGKALQLYKQNF, encoded by the exons ATGAAGTCCTCTTGGGTATTTCTAATATATGTGCTCTGTCTGAATGGTCACCAGTGTGCACCGACAAGGCAGGAGGAAACAAATCTCCGGGACAGCCTCAAGA tgttatCTGAAGTTGGAGAGAAATATGTAGATGATGAGGTAAAGAAAGCTTTGATTGGTATTAAGCAGATGAAAattatgatggaaaaaaatgaagataagcATGTAGATCTGATGAAGACCTTGAAGAAGAGCAGCGAAGAAAAACAG GAAGCTTTGCGAATTATGGATGAAGTAAAGGAAAGattagaagaagaagaaaggctATGCCAAGTATCCGTGAAAAATCTATGGGATGAATGTGAATCTTGTTTAGAAAGTACCTGCATGAGATTTTCTACAACTTGCAGACGTGGTGTGTCAACATTTAGAAGCAAG GTTGAAgattttttgaggaaaatacctatgcttatttttacttttcatgatGATCAAGGAAAAGACATCCAGGTTAATGAAAAGCCTGAGAAAGAGGATACCCAGCTAGTAAAAATGGAAGATTTATTTAGCCAACTATTATCGGATATGGGCTCAATATTTGacagaagtttcatttttttcaagcacaTGCAAAAAGAATTTGACCAGTCTTTTCAAGCGTATTTCATGTCTGATCTGGATTTGAACGAGTCCCCCAGCATGCCTGCTTTACCTGAGGACACTACCAGAAGTGATGGCTTACAGAAAGACTGGGGCATACCGGGCTTCCTACAGACAGTCTTTGATTTCAGCAAGACGGTGTTTGAAGGTGTCAGTGAGGTGATTACTGAAGTATTTGATGAATACAAAGATAATAGAAGAGATTTGACAGAACAAGCCAAAG ATTCTGACAGAAGTGGCATGTTCTCCAAAATTGTGTCAGGACGTCAAAGAACTCTGTGCAAAGAGCTTCGAGAGAATTCCTCCGGATGCACACACTTTCACGAGAGATGTCAGAAATGTCAAGACAATCTTTTGCATG ATTGCCCAAATGTTCCCGAACTGCACATCAAGTTTGATGAAGCCTTTAAACTGGTTAATCTCTCTGGTGAGCAGTATGAGCAGATTCTCCAGATGGTTCAGCGCCATACAGAAGACACTTCCTACTTGTTGAACaagatgaaagaaagatttGGGTGGGTCTCTGAGTTATCCAATACGACCATTGgaccagaaaacattttcaatataGTTAAG GTGGTACCTGGGGATCCCTCTGGTGCAAATGAAACTGTGGTAGATGTGAATATTCTGACTTCGCCTACTTTCACCATTAAAGTTCCTCCCAACTTAGACCCACAGAGTGCTGAGTTCATTGAATACATAGCTGGAAAAGCACTGCAGCTATACAAGCAGAATTTTTAA